In Halanaerobiaceae bacterium ANBcell28, a single window of DNA contains:
- a CDS encoding phospholipase D family protein, which produces MKLTFTVVDIEIVETLETRYDLLNWSKKDLNSYKSKYALGLVSVLPEYEVKNKKKGEKMNHNKYYWHGDDVLSKELNVKKIKNIFIASAFFSNYGLELLKKIINNNSLSKENVIIYLSPEFSNDNPGKLLKKLYEIAKVYIVYNIPFHPKVYLIEQEEDTKVMFGSSNFTNGGFNKNIEFNVINNKCSKKEIDKLQLFFKFCNNNSKLVNQEIIDIYIQQHKELKKLKQIQQSIRENLHKFESLEDPFKKNTYNISSYFFSYSDYETFFKKNQQRSDINIMKKREHVEEKLRKVHKIIYDDVKKINLNCHWRDKNITSSLRPNRFNKGKVSWLGIRYGKSKKELDYLNMGAEANEELGFQKHACLLFSIYSLGVEISLFHSVIHDAFDRGYIQDQLKKDSYRKKLIKEIEKLKGEKFIWHLKNKDSNESYEFHIDNESAKDFVAFYLNNDKDGLASFMSYFIDPDSDELKDINAFTQTIINKFKKMIYIYRLVAFRC; this is translated from the coding sequence ATGAAACTAACTTTTACAGTAGTGGATATAGAAATAGTGGAAACTCTGGAAACTAGATATGACCTCTTGAATTGGAGTAAGAAAGATTTAAATTCATATAAATCTAAATATGCTCTTGGATTGGTATCAGTACTCCCTGAATATGAAGTGAAAAATAAAAAAAAAGGTGAAAAAATGAACCATAATAAGTACTATTGGCATGGAGATGATGTATTAAGTAAAGAATTGAATGTTAAAAAAATCAAAAATATTTTTATTGCAAGTGCTTTCTTTTCTAATTATGGTTTGGAATTATTAAAAAAAATAATAAATAACAATTCTTTATCTAAAGAAAATGTAATAATTTATCTTTCGCCAGAATTTAGTAATGATAATCCTGGGAAATTACTTAAAAAATTATATGAAATTGCTAAAGTCTATATTGTTTATAATATACCTTTTCATCCAAAGGTTTATCTTATTGAACAAGAAGAAGATACAAAAGTTATGTTTGGTTCCTCTAATTTTACAAATGGTGGATTTAATAAAAATATTGAATTTAATGTAATTAATAATAAATGTTCTAAAAAAGAAATTGATAAACTACAACTTTTTTTTAAATTTTGTAATAATAATTCTAAATTAGTGAATCAGGAAATTATAGATATATATATACAACAACATAAAGAATTAAAAAAACTGAAACAAATTCAACAGTCTATAAGAGAAAATTTACATAAATTCGAAAGTTTAGAAGACCCATTCAAGAAAAATACATATAATATTAGTTCTTATTTTTTTTCCTACTCTGATTACGAAACTTTTTTTAAAAAGAATCAACAGAGATCAGATATAAATATTATGAAAAAAAGAGAGCATGTAGAAGAAAAGCTTAGAAAAGTACATAAAATAATATATGACGATGTAAAAAAAATTAATTTAAACTGTCACTGGCGAGATAAAAATATAACCAGCTCACTTAGGCCAAATAGATTTAATAAGGGAAAAGTAAGTTGGTTAGGAATAAGGTATGGTAAAAGTAAAAAAGAATTGGATTATTTGAATATGGGAGCTGAAGCTAATGAAGAACTTGGATTTCAAAAGCATGCCTGTTTACTATTTTCAATATATTCTTTAGGTGTTGAAATAAGTTTATTTCACTCGGTTATACATGATGCTTTTGATAGGGGTTATATTCAAGATCAATTAAAAAAGGATTCATATAGAAAAAAGTTGATTAAAGAGATAGAAAAACTAAAAGGAGAAAAATTTATTTGGCACTTGAAAAATAAGGACAGCAATGAATCATATGAATTTCATATCGATAATGAATCAGCTAAGGATTTTGTGGCTTTTTATTTAAACAATGATAAAGATGGATTAGCATCTTTTATGTCTTATTTTATTGATCCAGATAGTGATGAGCTAAAAGATATAAATGCTTTTACGCAAACTATAATTAATAAGTTCAAAAAAATGATTTATATATATAGGCTGGTTGCTTTTAGATGTTAA
- a CDS encoding S-layer homology domain-containing protein, translating to MKKKVMIMIITISIFLVLSVGSFAESFKDVPAEHWANEAIDNLVSHGIISGYSNEIFRGDQKLSRYEMAFILHNILDMLEASSSQEIKITIDEDIFQNDELIMEYSKIEGIVDVLERMLVELEYQFNRIDDIKAERTVVLNVEEKDPRIAYKQSLLPIFGPYAAANYVVSTPAINPYQDYNSDLKHKARAQMLFNIGEIGAGIILDIMTNDNRHPLSFTITGFAVAMLHNHFFGQEMAGIAAEYNRKLHDNFEWTYPNLVNINF from the coding sequence ATGAAGAAAAAAGTTATGATTATGATTATTACAATTAGTATCTTTTTAGTATTGAGTGTTGGAAGTTTTGCTGAGTCTTTCAAAGATGTACCAGCAGAACACTGGGCAAACGAGGCTATAGATAATCTAGTTTCACATGGAATAATTTCTGGATATTCTAATGAAATTTTTAGGGGAGATCAAAAACTTAGTAGATATGAAATGGCTTTTATTTTACATAATATTTTAGATATGTTGGAGGCATCATCAAGTCAAGAAATTAAAATTACTATTGATGAAGACATTTTCCAAAATGATGAACTTATAATGGAATATAGTAAAATAGAAGGAATTGTAGATGTATTAGAACGTATGTTAGTAGAGTTAGAATATCAGTTTAATAGAATAGATGATATAAAAGCAGAAAGAACGGTAGTATTAAATGTTGAAGAAAAAGATCCGAGGATAGCTTATAAGCAATCTTTGCTTCCAATATTCGGGCCTTATGCAGCTGCGAATTATGTGGTTAGTACTCCTGCAATAAATCCATATCAAGATTATAATAGTGATTTAAAGCATAAAGCAAGGGCTCAAATGCTTTTTAATATTGGAGAAATTGGAGCTGGTATAATTTTAGATATTATGACTAACGATAATCGTCATCCATTATCTTTTACGATAACAGGTTTTGCGGTTGCTATGCTACATAATCATTTCTTTGGACAAGAAATGGCAGGAATTGCTGCTGAGTATAATCGTAAATTACATGATAATTTCGAGTGGACTTATCCTAACTTAGTCAATATTAATTTTTAG
- a CDS encoding leucine-rich repeat domain-containing protein: MKVSNYKSLIFLILLSVFICTTYAQTSSPTIEASFEFNNITGTITGYNVDIGGKNVIIPSKINDVEVTSIGDLAFTADFLTSVVIPDSVTSIGDWAFAANNLTSIVLGDSIRSIGDAAFSNNELTVVVIPNSVTHIGDLSFANNYLFTVKISDNVTSISDWAFAGNRLISVEIPDRVTSIGDWAFAQNNLVSVVLGNSVTSIGELAFFQNNLTSVVIGNNVTYIGDWAFDSNYLKSVEIPDRVTYIGKNAFSENNLTSVILGNSVKNIHSSAFKDNELRKIVIPDSVTYINYWSFDSDVELIGWNEKETFYKSSNATKEDAFKFDESTGTIIDYNLNIGEKDVIIPSKINGVMVTSIGDLAFQDNELRSLMIPDSVTSIGTGAFMHNNLTSLVIPDSVTSIGNYAFYNNELTSVEIPNSVTSIGISAFLNNNLISVINYDGLPHTEYIYFTNNDNTITIFYYFGNEKEVKIPSEIGGKSVTTIGDSAFRNNNLTSVKIPDNVTSIDILSFWNNNLTSVIIPDSVTSIGDGAFDDNVKLIGWDD, encoded by the coding sequence ATGAAAGTATCTAATTATAAATCACTTATATTTTTAATTTTGCTATCAGTTTTCATTTGTACAACTTATGCTCAGACCTCAAGTCCAACAATAGAAGCTTCATTTGAGTTTAATAATATCACAGGAACTATTACAGGATATAATGTTGATATAGGAGGAAAAAATGTTATTATTCCTTCTAAAATTAATGATGTTGAGGTAACTTCTATTGGCGATTTAGCTTTCACTGCTGATTTTTTAACCTCAGTAGTAATCCCAGATAGCGTTACTTCTATTGGTGATTGGGCTTTTGCTGCTAATAATTTAACCTCAATAGTACTAGGAGATAGTATTAGATCTATTGGTGATGCAGCTTTTAGTAATAATGAATTAACTGTAGTAGTAATCCCAAATAGTGTTACTCATATTGGTGATTTATCTTTTGCTAATAATTATTTATTTACAGTAAAAATTTCAGATAATGTTACTTCTATTAGTGATTGGGCTTTTGCTGGTAATCGTTTAATCTCAGTAGAAATTCCAGATAGAGTTACTTCTATTGGTGATTGGGCTTTTGCTCAAAACAATTTAGTATCTGTAGTTTTAGGAAATAGTGTTACTTCTATTGGTGAATTAGCTTTTTTTCAAAATAATTTAACATCAGTAGTTATAGGGAATAATGTTACTTATATTGGTGATTGGGCTTTTGATTCTAATTATTTGAAATCAGTAGAAATTCCAGATAGAGTTACTTATATTGGTAAAAATGCTTTTTCTGAAAACAATTTAACATCAGTAATATTAGGAAATAGTGTAAAAAACATTCATAGTAGTGCTTTTAAAGATAATGAATTAAGAAAAATAGTAATTCCTGATAGCGTTACTTATATAAATTATTGGTCTTTTGATTCTGATGTCGAACTAATTGGTTGGAATGAAAAAGAAACTTTTTATAAGAGTTCAAATGCAACAAAAGAAGATGCCTTTAAGTTTGATGAGAGTACAGGAACTATTATAGATTATAATTTGAATATAGGAGAAAAGGATGTTATTATTCCCTCTAAAATCAATGGGGTTATGGTAACTTCTATTGGTGATTTAGCTTTTCAAGATAATGAATTAAGATCATTAATGATCCCAGATAGTGTTACTTCTATTGGTACTGGTGCTTTTATGCATAATAATTTAACATCATTAGTAATCCCAGATAGTGTTACCTCTATTGGTAATTATGCTTTTTATAATAATGAATTAACCTCAGTAGAGATACCAAATAGTGTTACTTCTATTGGTATTAGTGCTTTTCTTAATAATAATTTAATCTCAGTAATCAATTATGATGGATTACCACATACAGAATATATATACTTCACAAATAACGATAATACCATTACAATTTTTTACTATTTCGGAAATGAAAAAGAAGTAAAAATACCATCAGAAATAGGAGGAAAGAGTGTTACAACTATTGGTGATAGTGCTTTTCGTAATAATAATTTAACCTCAGTAAAAATCCCAGATAATGTTACATCTATTGATATCCTTTCTTTTTGGAATAATAATTTAACCTCAGTAATAATCCCAGATAGTGTTACTTCTATTGGTGATGGGGCTTTTGACGATAATGTCAAACTAATTGGTTGGGATGATTAA
- a CDS encoding replicative helicase loader/inhibitor, giving the protein MKSKEANLYFRLYDSLKGSITKATSKVMINTWQIFLGEYEEEVVFVAVKKLIINKPTWPPSVGEVVQEIEKMRLSRRR; this is encoded by the coding sequence CTGAAATCGAAGGAAGCTAACTTATATTTCAGACTATATGATTCATTAAAAGGATCGATTACAAAAGCTACCTCAAAGGTTATGATTAACACATGGCAAATATTTTTAGGTGAATATGAAGAGGAGGTTGTTTTTGTAGCAGTAAAAAAACTGATTATAAATAAACCGACTTGGCCTCCTAGTGTTGGAGAAGTCGTTCAGGAAATTGAGAAAATGAGGTTGTCCAGAAGAAGATGA
- a CDS encoding DUF4365 domain-containing protein produces MDSLRTEMRSIIKIKDYLTRTPMLIPDIRENDKTPSWDGEIIVYNKESIAKKDIAGRVAIQIKGSVQSDLSKKTIKYTLDSSDIRNYLSSNGAIIFVVYMSDYENCKIYYNSLLPFDLIKLIDNIGEQKTKTIPLEEFPKEDQEQVTNIFLHFIRNQSLQGSIDRRLLSLSDVDKLGMEIDGIYFGHTGINFNNIIDVIDYTLKHPTYIYVQPKGFKINVPVDKINAQEILSDIKAKITIDNETLYENYKAVYKSEERILKIGKSFEFYLYSGKFHYNLSGTLINRIRDIKFLLALFYNKNININGVKLPERTVNAKYEDIKKHEELLCHLEEIKSTLDILDAMDDLEFDNLTDRDFRFLSLIVKAFHHNEDVPLSLDNKPGIGNLNIGNLVLKIVCQKSNNNNKFKLSNYFGTHKIRCTFESDGDIFIISHYVLLKKDDFLTISNINYSRIVDSILNTPKSSPQYEFTNQLVLEMLKAFDESNNDKILKASLMIMDWLLEYSNINKAILILNKMQIFKRKRDLKTKELEDIYEIKSNSTDIRILLGCSILLESFTEAKMYYNKLSEDCREEFDNYPISNLWDTRRDNIVPNK; encoded by the coding sequence ATGGACTCTTTAAGGACTGAAATGAGATCAATAATTAAAATTAAAGATTATCTAACTCGAACTCCAATGCTTATACCAGATATTCGAGAAAATGATAAAACACCTTCATGGGACGGAGAAATTATTGTTTATAATAAAGAGTCAATAGCAAAGAAAGATATAGCTGGTAGGGTTGCAATACAAATTAAGGGTTCAGTACAAAGTGATTTATCAAAAAAAACAATTAAGTACACTTTGGATTCTAGCGATATACGCAATTATTTAAGTAGTAATGGAGCAATTATATTTGTTGTTTATATGAGTGATTATGAGAACTGCAAGATATACTATAATTCTCTTTTGCCATTTGATTTAATTAAACTAATCGATAATATTGGAGAACAAAAAACTAAAACAATTCCGTTGGAAGAATTCCCCAAAGAAGATCAGGAACAAGTAACTAATATATTTTTGCATTTTATTAGAAATCAGAGTTTACAAGGTAGCATTGATCGCAGATTATTATCTTTGTCCGATGTGGATAAACTAGGAATGGAAATTGACGGTATATACTTTGGGCATACAGGAATAAATTTCAATAACATTATAGATGTAATTGATTATACATTAAAACATCCAACATATATATATGTGCAACCTAAAGGTTTTAAAATCAACGTACCTGTTGATAAAATTAATGCACAAGAAATATTATCTGATATAAAAGCTAAAATTACAATTGATAATGAAACCTTGTATGAAAATTATAAGGCAGTGTATAAAAGTGAAGAGAGGATATTAAAGATTGGGAAAAGTTTTGAATTTTACTTATATAGTGGAAAATTTCATTATAATCTTTCTGGTACACTAATCAATAGAATTAGAGATATTAAATTTTTATTAGCGTTGTTTTATAATAAAAACATTAATATCAATGGAGTTAAATTACCAGAGAGAACAGTAAATGCTAAGTATGAAGATATTAAAAAGCATGAAGAGCTTTTATGCCATCTTGAAGAAATAAAGTCTACTTTAGATATCTTAGATGCTATGGATGATCTTGAATTTGATAATCTTACTGATAGAGATTTTCGTTTTTTATCTTTAATAGTAAAAGCTTTTCATCATAATGAAGATGTTCCACTGAGTCTTGATAATAAACCTGGAATTGGTAATTTAAATATAGGTAATCTTGTCCTAAAAATAGTGTGTCAAAAATCTAATAATAATAATAAATTTAAACTTAGTAACTATTTTGGAACGCATAAAATCCGTTGTACTTTTGAAAGTGATGGAGATATTTTCATAATAAGTCATTACGTTTTATTAAAAAAAGATGACTTTTTGACCATATCAAACATTAATTATTCAAGGATAGTTGATTCTATCTTAAATACCCCGAAATCAAGTCCTCAATATGAATTTACAAATCAATTAGTGTTAGAAATGTTGAAAGCTTTTGACGAAAGCAATAATGACAAGATACTTAAAGCATCGCTTATGATAATGGACTGGCTTCTGGAATATTCTAATATAAACAAAGCAATTCTAATTTTAAATAAAATGCAAATTTTTAAAAGAAAAAGAGATTTAAAGACAAAAGAACTAGAAGATATTTATGAAATTAAAAGTAATTCAACAGATATAAGAATATTATTAGGATGTAGCATTTTATTGGAAAGTTTTACTGAGGCTAAGATGTATTATAATAAACTTTCAGAAGATTGTCGTGAAGAATTTGATAATTATCCAATTTCAAATTTATGGGATACAAGACGAGATAATATAGTTCCCAATAAATAG
- a CDS encoding zinc-ribbon domain-containing protein, whose amino-acid sequence MSSIKFCSNCGSSIQSNENFCSNCGFKVKNSTEFTELNLLNDAGKKGFPKIVGHAVISIVTILLFLLTRSIINNLFDNLSYRAHSSEIIIVFLLSFIVSLIVISIIIGYGIKLNLIMYKKSIINLKDILLINEISGKDIISFLITITKISAINFGILLFFIRSQNVFSIIVLIPISLLVNSYMIFRPFFVLDMGVKSAEASKKNKIITEVHFYKIVGWLFILALITPLAFPFTFPLALFLLTKLYYELVS is encoded by the coding sequence ATGAGTTCAATTAAATTTTGTTCTAATTGTGGAAGTTCAATCCAGAGTAACGAAAATTTTTGCAGTAATTGTGGGTTTAAGGTAAAAAATTCAACAGAATTTACCGAATTAAATTTACTTAATGATGCAGGTAAAAAAGGTTTTCCTAAAATTGTTGGACATGCTGTTATTTCTATAGTAACAATATTATTATTTTTATTAACTAGATCTATTATAAATAATCTATTTGATAATCTTTCCTACAGAGCACATAGTTCTGAAATTATTATAGTTTTTCTGCTAAGTTTTATAGTAAGTCTTATAGTTATCTCAATTATAATTGGTTATGGTATAAAACTGAATTTAATAATGTACAAAAAGTCTATAATTAATTTAAAAGATATTTTATTGATAAATGAAATATCTGGCAAAGATATAATCTCTTTTCTTATTACTATTACCAAAATTTCAGCAATTAATTTTGGTATACTATTATTTTTTATTAGATCACAAAATGTTTTTTCTATAATAGTACTAATCCCTATTTCTTTATTAGTAAATAGTTATATGATTTTCAGACCATTTTTTGTATTAGATATGGGTGTAAAATCTGCTGAGGCAAGTAAAAAAAATAAGATTATAACTGAGGTTCATTTTTATAAGATAGTAGGTTGGCTATTTATACTAGCTCTTATAACTCCATTAGCTTTTCCTTTTACTTTTCCTCTTGCTTTGTTCCTTTTAACTAAATTGTATTACGAATTAGTAAGCTAA
- a CDS encoding site-specific integrase: MNLVQPIRDKKKIEEMKTELLRKNYRDYILFLVGINTGLRVSDILKLKVADVKEKTHIMIKEQKTGKSKRIFINNNLRLELDKYIANLNDDTYLFVSNKGENSPISRRHAYRILKEVGDSIGLKEVGTHTMRKTFGYWHYQQYHDVALLQELFNHSAPSVTLKYIGINQDLMDESLKEFSL; this comes from the coding sequence ATGAATTTAGTACAGCCAATTAGAGACAAAAAGAAGATAGAGGAAATGAAAACAGAATTACTTAGAAAAAACTACAGGGATTATATTCTTTTTCTTGTTGGGATAAATACAGGATTGAGAGTTAGTGATATTCTGAAATTAAAAGTAGCTGATGTAAAAGAGAAAACACACATAATGATCAAGGAACAAAAAACAGGAAAATCTAAAAGAATATTTATCAATAATAATCTAAGGCTAGAGTTAGATAAATACATTGCAAATCTTAATGATGATACATACTTATTTGTGAGTAACAAAGGTGAAAATTCTCCTATATCCAGAAGGCACGCTTATAGAATTCTTAAAGAAGTTGGTGATAGTATTGGTCTTAAAGAAGTTGGTACTCATACTATGCGTAAGACTTTTGGGTACTGGCATTATCAACAATACCATGATGTTGCATTACTGCAAGAACTTTTTAACCATTCAGCCCCTAGCGTTACCCTCAAATACATAGGAATAAATCAGGACTTGATGGATGAATCTCTTAAAGAATTCAGCCTATAG
- a CDS encoding ParM/StbA family protein: protein MDNLVIELEGNKYFVGVLANRQSNIVMSTLSQNRINSIEHEVLFCTALGLINPTGEDINVVTGLPINEYSDEMKENLSQRIKGTLVFKLNDKPNLYNIRNCQVIPQPFGTIFDQLMDSSGEVVSPDYADLSVGVIDIGFRTSEFTVADKLEYMDGMSSSSNIALSSAYKLIARELNAQFGITKPLYLLDQAIRKRRITIKGEDVNLSPFIEKAFELTAQNIISEISLLWNVWELEVILITSGGGIALYDYLYAQLDNTTLGQFSNVNGYLKMANRNW from the coding sequence ATGGACAACCTGGTTATAGAATTAGAAGGAAATAAATATTTCGTTGGCGTTCTTGCTAACAGGCAAAGTAATATAGTTATGTCTACTCTTTCCCAGAATCGTATTAATAGCATTGAACATGAAGTATTATTCTGTACAGCTTTAGGATTAATTAACCCTACTGGAGAAGATATTAATGTAGTAACTGGCCTTCCTATAAATGAGTATTCAGATGAAATGAAAGAAAACTTATCTCAACGAATAAAAGGGACTCTTGTTTTTAAGCTTAATGACAAACCCAATCTTTATAATATAAGAAACTGCCAAGTAATTCCTCAGCCTTTCGGGACCATCTTTGACCAGTTGATGGATTCATCTGGTGAGGTAGTGAGTCCAGATTATGCTGATCTTTCTGTAGGAGTTATAGACATAGGATTTCGTACTTCTGAATTTACAGTGGCTGATAAGCTAGAATATATGGACGGTATGAGTTCCAGTTCTAATATTGCTCTTAGTTCTGCTTATAAATTAATAGCTAGAGAACTTAACGCACAATTCGGTATAACTAAACCTCTCTACCTGCTGGATCAAGCAATAAGAAAACGAAGAATAACTATAAAAGGTGAAGATGTCAACTTAAGTCCATTTATAGAAAAAGCATTTGAATTGACTGCACAGAATATTATTAGTGAAATTAGCTTACTATGGAATGTTTGGGAGTTGGAAGTAATTCTTATTACCAGTGGTGGAGGGATAGCTTTATATGACTATTTATATGCTCAACTGGATAATACTACTCTTGGGCAGTTTTCTAACGTTAATGGTTATTTAAAGATGGCTAATAGGAATTGGTAA
- a CDS encoding protein-export chaperone SecB, with translation MDEHNLSKFYFDGYIINNIEFDFNSQFDNEGDILELDFNLDYSVKIDEEENHKGSTQLRIKIWEDAYNNNYPFKLSVEIIGFFSADKEMDKKKFAEMCESNGTAILFPFLRSVITDITKNANVTPLVMPLINVENFIKDKNNS, from the coding sequence ATGGACGAGCATAACTTAAGTAAGTTTTATTTTGATGGATATATAATTAATAATATAGAATTTGATTTCAATAGTCAGTTTGATAATGAAGGAGATATTTTAGAGCTTGATTTTAATCTTGATTATAGTGTTAAAATAGATGAAGAAGAAAATCATAAAGGGTCAACACAATTAAGAATAAAAATATGGGAAGATGCATATAACAATAATTATCCTTTTAAATTGAGCGTTGAAATCATAGGGTTCTTTTCGGCAGATAAGGAAATGGATAAAAAAAAGTTTGCAGAAATGTGTGAGTCAAATGGCACAGCGATTTTATTCCCTTTTTTACGTTCTGTCATAACAGATATAACTAAAAATGCAAATGTTACTCCTTTAGTAATGCCGCTTATCAATGTTGAAAATTTTATAAAAGATAAAAATAATTCTTGA
- a CDS encoding HTH domain-containing protein, producing the protein MSNYSFIDLINDTLEKSQKPLSSKEIWEYAIKYDLDKKLQSKGKTPWRTIGARIYVDIRDNPNSLYEKVGKRPTRFYLKKFINSEDISITQKKIQEVEDESSNSISSFNERDLHPLLVKYVNEDQHFKGYSKTIYHEKSKYSVKGKNEWLHPDIVSIYFPFEDFDNLTTRVQKNLFETTLVKIYSFELKKTLNFNNLRQYFFQAVSNSSWANEGYLVSFEIEDDVEFRSELQRLNNSFGIGVILLNSQDIHQSEILYPANEKLQLDWSTIDRLISENRDFQKFFLSIIEDIQLGKVKSKYDKVLTDNEFMEYVKNKDIYK; encoded by the coding sequence ATGTCAAACTATTCATTTATTGACTTGATCAACGATACTCTAGAGAAATCTCAAAAGCCCTTGTCATCGAAGGAAATATGGGAATATGCAATAAAATATGACCTAGATAAGAAATTACAATCAAAAGGAAAGACGCCATGGAGGACAATTGGCGCAAGAATATATGTGGATATTCGAGATAATCCTAATTCTCTTTATGAGAAAGTTGGTAAAAGACCTACTAGATTCTATCTAAAAAAATTTATCAACAGTGAGGACATATCAATTACTCAAAAGAAAATTCAGGAGGTTGAAGATGAGTCAAGCAATAGTATAAGTAGTTTTAATGAAAGAGATTTACATCCCTTACTTGTCAAATATGTAAACGAAGATCAACATTTTAAAGGATATTCTAAGACTATATATCATGAGAAGTCCAAATATAGTGTAAAAGGAAAAAACGAATGGTTACATCCAGACATAGTTAGTATATATTTTCCCTTTGAAGATTTTGATAATCTAACAACTAGAGTTCAGAAAAATCTCTTTGAAACAACTTTAGTAAAGATTTATTCGTTTGAGTTAAAAAAGACTTTAAATTTTAATAATCTTAGGCAATATTTTTTTCAGGCAGTTTCTAACTCTAGCTGGGCTAATGAAGGTTATCTTGTTTCCTTTGAAATTGAAGATGATGTTGAATTTAGGAGTGAATTACAAAGATTAAATAATTCATTTGGTATAGGAGTTATATTATTGAACTCTCAGGATATACATCAAAGTGAAATATTATATCCAGCTAATGAAAAATTACAACTAGATTGGTCAACTATTGATCGATTAATAAGTGAAAATAGAGATTTCCAGAAATTTTTCTTATCTATTATTGAAGATATTCAGTTAGGTAAAGTTAAAAGTAAGTATGATAAAGTGTTAACTGATAATGAATTCATGGAGTATGTAAAAAACAAAGATATATATAAGTAG
- a CDS encoding restriction endonuclease, whose amino-acid sequence MVGKYGTETGDPATDPKLSLFRQVLLRLNFKEIADFPELLSKLVRTTAFQFRYDNFVKRLEAHIGTTLNGTLRSYISESGTTFRDNYHLMVYYFWLNSLFGDQLDYKNIDKEEVLMDYYNINSFLEKSESIYNEILVSRLKNSLENFDKNELITMYEIDIMSGYEFEDFLVKVFNTLGYSVEETKKSHDQGADLFAIRYGQKIVIQAKNYKDNVGNTAIQQTLAAKRFYSCDQAMVITNRLYTPSAKELAEASDVKLVDRHELQTYIDEYNRVIIENKTEESTDEVS is encoded by the coding sequence TTGGTAGGAAAATATGGTACTGAAACTGGAGATCCAGCTACTGATCCTAAGTTAAGCTTATTCAGACAGGTATTATTAAGGTTAAATTTTAAAGAAATTGCTGACTTCCCTGAGTTATTATCTAAATTAGTAAGAACTACAGCTTTTCAATTTAGATATGATAATTTTGTTAAAAGACTTGAAGCTCATATTGGGACAACCTTAAATGGTACTTTAAGATCATATATTTCAGAAAGTGGAACAACATTTAGAGATAATTATCACTTGATGGTATATTACTTTTGGTTAAATAGCTTATTTGGTGACCAGTTAGATTATAAGAATATAGATAAAGAAGAAGTGTTAATGGATTATTACAACATAAATAGCTTTCTGGAAAAAAGTGAATCAATATATAATGAAATATTAGTATCTAGATTAAAAAATTCCTTGGAAAACTTCGATAAAAATGAATTGATTACAATGTATGAAATTGATATAATGTCAGGATATGAATTTGAAGACTTCCTGGTTAAAGTATTTAATACACTGGGGTATTCAGTTGAAGAAACCAAAAAGAGCCATGATCAGGGTGCAGATCTATTTGCTATAAGATATGGCCAAAAAATTGTCATTCAGGCAAAAAATTATAAAGATAATGTAGGAAACACTGCTATACAACAAACATTAGCAGCAAAGAGATTCTATAGTTGTGATCAGGCAATGGTTATTACTAATAGGTTATATACGCCTTCGGCTAAAGAATTAGCAGAGGCTTCTGATGTTAAATTAGTGGATAGGCATGAGTTGCAGACATATATAGATGAGTATAATAGGGTTATTATAGAAAATAAGACAGAAGAATCTACAGATGAAGTTAGTTAG